The Apium graveolens cultivar Ventura chromosome 11, ASM990537v1, whole genome shotgun sequence genome has a window encoding:
- the LOC141696787 gene encoding putative alpha-amylase 2 isoform X2, translated as MSILHIFLLVPILSKFQVFLLHYSLLAVFFHFIALQEFDESLQQHPLASEVYMLVNYTAEVCFAFVFVVAIIRNGKEILLQAFNWESHKHDWWRNLDSKVSDIAKSGFTSAWLPPPSNFFAPEGYLPQNLYSPDSSYGSESMLKDLLHKMRQHKVRTMADIVINHRIRTTQGHGGRYSRYDGISLSWDEHAVTSCTGGLYKFSSELKEMLLV; from the exons ATGTCAATTCTACACATTTTTTTACTAGTTCCTATTTTGTCCAAATTTCAAGTGTTTTTACTTCATTACTCACTTCTTGCTGTATTCTTTCATTTTATTGCATTGCAGGAGTTTGATGAAAGCCTTCAACAG CATCCTCTGGCTTCGGAAGTGTATATGTTAGTTAATTACACAGCTGAAGTGTGTTTTGCATTTGTGTTTGTAGTGGCAATTATACGgaatggaaaagaaattttaTTGCAG GCTTTCAACTGGGAGTCTCACAAACATGACTGGTGGAGAAATTTAGATTCTAAAGTTTCTGATATTGCAAAGTCCGGGTTTACGTCAGCCTGGTTACCACCACCAAGCAATTTTTTTGCACCTGAAG GTTACCTTCCACAAAATCTTTATTCTCCTGATTCCTCATATGGTTCTGAGAGCATGTTAAAAGATTTACTTCATAAGATGAGGCAACATAAAGTTCGGACAATGGCTGACATAGTCATCAATCATCGTATTAGAACTACCCAGGGACATGGTGGAAGGTATAGTCGCTACGATGGAATTTCATTATCATGGGATGAACACGCAGTTACATCTTGTACTGGTGGATTG TACAAATTCAGCAGCGAGCTGAAAGAGATGCTGCTCGTCTAG
- the LOC141696787 gene encoding putative alpha-amylase 2 isoform X1, with product MSILHIFLLVPILSKFQVFLLHYSLLAVFFHFIALQEFDESLQQHPLASEVYMLVNYTAEVCFAFVFVVAIIRNGKEILLQAFNWESHKHDWWRNLDSKVSDIAKSGFTSAWLPPPSNFFAPEGYLPQNLYSPDSSYGSESMLKDLLHKMRQHKVRTMADIVINHRIRTTQGHGGRYSRYDGISLSWDEHAVTSCTGGLGETCHEALHQQTYMV from the exons ATGTCAATTCTACACATTTTTTTACTAGTTCCTATTTTGTCCAAATTTCAAGTGTTTTTACTTCATTACTCACTTCTTGCTGTATTCTTTCATTTTATTGCATTGCAGGAGTTTGATGAAAGCCTTCAACAG CATCCTCTGGCTTCGGAAGTGTATATGTTAGTTAATTACACAGCTGAAGTGTGTTTTGCATTTGTGTTTGTAGTGGCAATTATACGgaatggaaaagaaattttaTTGCAG GCTTTCAACTGGGAGTCTCACAAACATGACTGGTGGAGAAATTTAGATTCTAAAGTTTCTGATATTGCAAAGTCCGGGTTTACGTCAGCCTGGTTACCACCACCAAGCAATTTTTTTGCACCTGAAG GTTACCTTCCACAAAATCTTTATTCTCCTGATTCCTCATATGGTTCTGAGAGCATGTTAAAAGATTTACTTCATAAGATGAGGCAACATAAAGTTCGGACAATGGCTGACATAGTCATCAATCATCGTATTAGAACTACCCAGGGACATGGTGGAAGGTATAGTCGCTACGATGGAATTTCATTATCATGGGATGAACACGCAGTTACATCTTGTACTGGTGGATTG GGGGAAACATGTCATGAAGCTCTACACCAGCAAACATATATGGTTTAG
- the LOC141696787 gene encoding putative alpha-amylase 2 isoform X3 translates to MLVNYTAEVCFAFVFVVAIIRNGKEILLQAFNWESHKHDWWRNLDSKVSDIAKSGFTSAWLPPPSNFFAPEGYLPQNLYSPDSSYGSESMLKDLLHKMRQHKVRTMADIVINHRIRTTQGHGGRYSRYDGISLSWDEHAVTSCTGGLGETCHEALHQQTYMV, encoded by the exons ATGTTAGTTAATTACACAGCTGAAGTGTGTTTTGCATTTGTGTTTGTAGTGGCAATTATACGgaatggaaaagaaattttaTTGCAG GCTTTCAACTGGGAGTCTCACAAACATGACTGGTGGAGAAATTTAGATTCTAAAGTTTCTGATATTGCAAAGTCCGGGTTTACGTCAGCCTGGTTACCACCACCAAGCAATTTTTTTGCACCTGAAG GTTACCTTCCACAAAATCTTTATTCTCCTGATTCCTCATATGGTTCTGAGAGCATGTTAAAAGATTTACTTCATAAGATGAGGCAACATAAAGTTCGGACAATGGCTGACATAGTCATCAATCATCGTATTAGAACTACCCAGGGACATGGTGGAAGGTATAGTCGCTACGATGGAATTTCATTATCATGGGATGAACACGCAGTTACATCTTGTACTGGTGGATTG GGGGAAACATGTCATGAAGCTCTACACCAGCAAACATATATGGTTTAG